In the Primulina tabacum isolate GXHZ01 chromosome 15, ASM2559414v2, whole genome shotgun sequence genome, AAAATCAAGTACATACAACAATAAAGAGCTACGCTTACACTTGCATTCCAATTTATCATTGAGTGCTTTCCAGAAACTTCCGAGTCCTTTAACAATATATTACAAGGTAAAACTCTTCCAACAGTCACCGGGAGCTTGGATGTATTCGTCGAGTGTACGGAATACTGAAGACCACGAGAAGGCCCAGAAATTACCTCCAGCGTGATAGTACTTCCTGCACTTCTAAGAGAAAAACATGATCATGTGTTTTATAAATCCTGCCAACAACACTCCGAGAACATTGGAAATTATATAGTTCGTGAGGAGAAAATTACTCTGATTTGCAGTATAAGCGGGAACAGAATCTCTGAAAGTTATCTTATCTGGATCATGTTTTGAGCTATAGTTCACATCCTCTCTTCTTCCATATATCAGTTCTTCGGGAAACTTATTGGGAACTGGGAGCTTCAGCGTATGACCCACAAAAGAATCCTCAGAATTATTTGGAATGTTGAGAACAAAGCTGTCATCTGGAAAGAGCAACAAGAAACTTCGAAATTTTACTAAAAGAACGCAAAACTTGACACGACTATAATTGgacaaaaaaaattacaataattTATAGCTTAAAATACCAAATAAAATGGTTAGCATCTATTACTGTGGGTCAAGTGAGAAGTTGTTGATGGAAGCCTTTGTTTAGGTTCCCCCGCATTATAATTTGGTGGGCTGAAACCAGCTTGAGTTTGACAACCAGATGGGTCAATAAAGTCACCAATGATAGATGCACTGCCTTCGCTTTCAATAATATCCTGGTCTCCGTTAACGAACGGCCTCTCAATGTCATCAACCTGTAGTGGAAAAGGTAAAGCGCATAACAGTCATGAAAAATAAAGGGGGGGAAAGACACAATTATCAGCTTTCAGATGAAACAGTCATTGCAGGTACGTGTTACATCGAACTAAGCCAAGCATTCCATGTCATTGACAAACACAATCATCAAAAATCACCATCTAAAGAACGTAAAATACCAACTAATGCATGTGAAAAACCTCGAAATAACCATTAAAAGGTTACCGTCAAATTTAACTAAATTGGGAAacaatgaaaaagaaaaagaaaaagaaaaatgttccCATGTTTGGTGCCAGCATTGCATCATTTTCCATTTGAAACACttaatttttgagaaaggtGGATAACAATTCAATATAAAATACTAGTGTAGATTATGCAGCTACGTACATTACAAAAACATTGCAAAACTTGAGGAATAACCATAAAAAATGGAAACTTAAACCAGGTAAAAGGAATATTTCGAGATAGATATATGTAGCACAAGCTTTATTTACTCGAGTCTAAGGAACATAAACTAAAACGCTAACGAAGAATACTCCACATGGCAAGCACTTGACTATCAGCTTCCATAACATCGACAACCAAGTGGCATTGGATAAGAACACAAAACAAAATAGCCCCAGTAAGATTGCTAAAGCAAGCAAGAAGGAGCTAAACTTTGCAAGAATGAGAAAAATGGAGACAtgaaatttgaaagaaaaaaaaaatagaaacaaTATAATCTACCTCATAAAACCAAGAACCGAAAGGCCCACTCAAACACAAAAACATGCACTTGCAAACAGCGCCTAAAATCCCAAAACAGAAAACCGATCAAACATATCTTTACGACCAAAGCTCCCAACGTTCAAATCAAAATCACATTTATCCACTCACAAACAAACACCTAAACCATACCAAATAAAAAAATCAGACCTTTATCGTGATATTCGACCGGTGGCGACCGGCGGAGGAGATGAAGCGACGCCATGGCTTGAATCTGCAAGCGATGAGAACCAGGATGATAATGAGAAGCAACATAAGAATCACTATCCCAAAAATCACCCCCGGCGATGACGTCAAAGCGCTGCTGTTGATGACTTGCATCGGATTATCCATTGGATTATCAATCACTATGATCTTCTAGGTGAGAGAGAAAATCAACGCTCTATATTATCGGAAAATTCGAACTTTATATTGTATTTTTACCAACCAGCCATACCTAATAACAACTACCGTAGAGGGGAAAACCCCGAGAAGGATGCTTTGAAATGGTCACTCTTGTTATTACTGTTAAACTCAGATTGtaacaaacataaataaatattatacttTAACCCCAAAACTTTCTTTTTTATCGTTTTACACCCCCAATGCGAGAATTCTATGTATCAAGGACCTCAATTTTGTTGTTCTCGTgccattttaaaaatcatagcTTCGAAAAATACATTATAAAAATTTGGTAAAAATctacgtgagacggtctcacggatcgtattttgtgaaacatatctcttatttggatcattaatgaaaaagtattactttttatgctaagagtattaccttttattatgaatatcggtaggattgacccgtctcacggataaagattcgtgagatcgtctcacaagagacccgGTCTTAAATTTTAGGACTATGACAATAAGAAAAAATGATTGTTTtgaaagtgaatatattttttagattttaataTCTAAAATTACGATTGGATTTAAATGCTAATGAAACTgattaaattgaaaataacaattttgacTCCAACGTCTCTactttatttaaattgaaaaatttAGAATCCATTCAAATACGCGTATTGTGTTGCGCAATAAATAAATTCGACATTAAAGAAGACATGGTATGGTTTTACATAGAATCTTGAAATCGGGGACTGCCGCTTTCTCCGGAAAACTCCCGGTGATTCAGCTGACAACAGGAGCTTTAATTTTACACACATCCTTTCACGAAATATCCATGCATCGTCTAAGAAAAGGGTAGATCTCGAGAAATTGAAACAGCAGAAGAAATCATCATTGACAAAGCTGCATCACGAGGAGAAGAATCCAAGCAAGAATGCCAAAAAATTTTTCCGCCGCCGCTGACTACAATGAGTGGCTCCAATACTTTGCAAGTTCACAAACGTAGAGAATGCGGAAGGTTGGTTCTTGAAGCAGTGGAAGCACCGTCTCGGAATTCGCACATGCAAGCGGAGAGGAGTGGCGGCATAGGAAGGATATGGTTATTGACCGTCTCATAGCCGTGCCTGTGATTCACGggtaaaaaaaaatcttgttgtgATAAATAACCGTAAAGCAAATAATCaaacaatatatataaaaaaatatataatttacgaGTTATATATTTATCTCTTTGTGATTTTTTTCTTCGTGCGCTACAACATCAACATAGCTATAACGTAACGCTGTGTCATATGAACAGTTATATTGAAAAAAGATTGAAATTGACAAAAATTGTAAGATGTGTtgctaaaattgaaatttatcgATATAAACTatcaaataacaaaatgataaatataatgaatcaatattgtaaaaatatattatttgttttaaataataaatataatattttattcaagaaaatataaaataaagataGGTAAAATAGATAAGTATCacaattttttgtattttattttttgaaatgggTTCAACTACATAAATTCAAAAAAAGAAGCCAAATAATCGACaagtaaaatataaaaatttaacatataaattgacacaagataaaataataaatatattggaCAAACATTACTATTTTATGcctacaaaatttttaaaaaattaattaatgagccATGTAGCTTTATTGTTTTAGCTCTACATAATTTGATTAACACAatcatcatatttaatcatattttcaatagGTCAATCTCtaatgtaaatattatttaGGTGCATGCCTCAACAACATGATACCAATATTTTTTTTGGGCCCCTGTGATGGCTGGGCCCTGAGGCAATGGCCTCTCTCACCTCACGGGAGGTACGGCTCTGGGCTGGCTCTGTTTCCTAGGCCACATCTGCATCCTCCTCTTCCACGGAAGAAGATAGAGGAGAAGAAAGTAGTAGAAAGTGATTATGAATTCGCTGACGAAGTGGCGGATGAAGAGGAAACCGATGGTTCTGAATCAGAAAAGGAAGAAATTGATGGAGAAATGGATAAGTTTCATGGGCTGAATAGGTGCAAAGGAAGGAGACGGGGGCACGGACGTGAGGGATTGTGCAGTGATTTGAAGCTTGCTCTTTGGGTGGCAACTTCCTgaacttttttttcttttatttattttatttattgaaaaactTTGCTCCTAAAATCTAAATTTTTATCACTTTTAAATATACTAAATGTGTTGTTGTGTATGACAGGGTTGAATTGTTTAATAATCTAATCTAGTATTATGTTTGGTTACAATTTTTTGTGTATGTTTTTTGAGTCGGTCCTTGTTGTCTAAAAATCCTTAACGAAACtataaattatgttttaattttatCTTCGGATCAATATTATGTCTTCTATCTCGACCACtagtttttctgaaaaaaatttcttatatatatCGCTATATCAAATATAttctcaaataaaaaatttatatggaaTAAAAACCATAAAACTGAAATATTAAACTCACTTCGATTTACGTTTATGACTATAGAAACTAGTGATGATGGACGACGAACTAGTCGATGGATTATCTGCTATTTCTTTTTAACAACGAAGAGGCCACAAGTGTTGAGTAAGATGATAAGCGTTTCTCTCCACGTAGTCACGAAAAAAGATCATTCAAttcaaatttataatattaacattcaaatctttattttatttagattaTATTTAGTAATTCTTAAAAAAGATAAATTGAAAttgtaatttttatattatctcaaatttaattaatatttaaccaaatatATTCTTTTATCAAATGTTGTTCAATATcatactaaaatattttaataataaatatattatttatgtaCAAATCACATCAACTCAAACTAAACAACCTAAACAAATGAATACATTCTTTGCACTCACCCCACTTATTTCAATGCCTAAATGTGACTCACCTGTAATAGATAGTGGTCTGATTGCCCCAATATTAATGGGGCTCCTTtgaaaattacaaataaaatagGATACCAAAATACTTCAAAATAGAATAGGAAAAATAGGACATGCTTTTGAAAAAATTGGGAAAACTTTACAAATTACGTGATGTTTTGTTTcttaaatgaaatattaaataCCCACTAAGtgtttatgataaaattaatatcTCACTCGTACGATGCacataatattaaaattagtaACACACATATGTGTTTACtatgtatatatatgcataGCGCATATATGtttgtatatgtatgtattttcTCATGATGCATGCATTCATTTTTAAtgcttttcattttattttatttgttagaAATattgttaagagtattatttaaatcatatgatagaaaataaattatatctCAGTGGTATTTGTTTTTTAAAGCTTGTTTGTGGTGTTTTCCATGTGAGATAAGTAATGTGAAATGAGTTGCTCCAATTAATattgagtaagtctcttgtgagacgatatcacgaattttatctgtgagacgggtcaactctactgaaattcacaataaaaagtaatattcttagtataaaagtaataatttttcatggatgacccaaataagagatccgtcttacaaaatatgacatgtgagaccgtcacacacaagtttttggcatcaatatttataatgaaaaacaacatttttagtataaaaaaatcatactttttaAATAGATCGAATCGAGTTGGATGATTTTCtcacaaaattaatttataaaatgataTCAAGTGAAATAGGTAAAATAACAAATGTCATACTAGTTCGTTATCTGTTTTTTACCCACCAACCTTGAGTACATAAATTTTGGTTGAAATATtcaatatttttaatctttttatAGTAAATCAGAAAtaataattgaatattttttgttaaaaaaaaataagaattgaAATGTTTTAGGTTTATTTCACAATAGTCATatgggaaaaatttaaaaatcaaataaataaatatataaggTGACATTGGTCCTACCGTCACCTTTTTCATTTACCAACCCCAAGATCATCGACTACCCAACTACTTTCTCGGCGGCGGTCATAAAGAACCCAACCACTACGACCACGGGCCGCCGTGGTCAATTGGACTTCACCGCCGGACTCCGCCTCCATTGCACTAACTTTCGAAGTTTTGTTCTATACGCGTTTTTTTACTGTGGTTAGGAGCGCGATCGCCGGAAAGGCGGCAATTTTCTTGATCTAAACTTTGGACCGTTTCGGTTTCTCATCATTAATTAGCTTTTCAAtcgcttttatttttttatttattgggtGAAAAGGTTGGTTTTTTCAATGGATTTGGATCTGGAGTCTATAGTGGAGGCGACGTCGGGTGCTGTGGGTGCACTAGTCAGCACCACCATTTTGTATCCTCTCGACACATGCAAGACGAAATATCAAGCTGAAAATCGAGCTCACCATCACCAAAAATACAGGTTTTTGCTTTCttctaattttaatttatcGGCAATTAAGTACAATTTTCTGCGTCGTGCTATTGGTGATACATCTACTGTGGAACTATTGCTATCATgtatgctttttttttttgggtaaacATTGGAAATTAGAAGTCACGTAGTGTTTAAATCCTTATCATGAATTATGCTGCCTCTTTTTGGGGTGGGAACGGGACGTGTTTAGTTATCGGGAAAATAGTTTTTTGATTCTCGTGTGCTTGATTCCATAATTTTTGTGGGTGATGTTACATTTTGTGTGTTTGAATTAAGTAGGTGTTTTTGTTATCTGGTTTTTACGTCCCCGAATAAGTTGGAAATGAGAAACTGTGTCTTTtcttcatgtttactcagatgaATGAAATCAAGGGGAAAGACTGTGTTGATGCACACTGTTTGAATTTTCTTCAAGTAAATAACTTTTTCATGGCATTACCTTTTTTGTTCCATGAGAAAACTTTTTGTGTTGGAAAGATTATGATTCCAATCATAGATTGGATATGGGGAATTGGGGATTGGGATTTGAGCTCAAATAGACACAAAAAAAGACACAAAAGAGACGGTGCGAAAGCTAAAATTATGCAGACTTTTTACTGTTGcaagtatttatgattcatgaggTTTGAAATTTAAACAGAATAAGACTTCAGCATATTCCATGCCAGCATTTCATTGTAGATTAACTTAAGGGCTGTCTCAGTGCTGATTTCAAAACTTTAGATATGCTAATGTGattttttgaattgagttgtttcGATGAGATGGGTAGCTTAGGTTGCACAAACTCATGTCAACCTGACatggtaacatcataaaatttgAAGAGCTTCCGACTTTTCAAACTTGATCGTGCTCGAAGCGCCTACCTTTTGGGGATGTAGTGGTATAAACTCACCCCAAAGTGGGAAAGAAGGCCAGCTCGAGCTCCATTATTCCCATTCCAGataccaaaaataaaaaagcaTTCTTCCACACCTGTTATCAAGGTCTTAACCCTAAACCACAACCTTAATTTATCGAATATGAAAGAAGCTCTTTTTTGCTTGGTGTTGTCACTTATAAAGTCTTCTCGAGTATTTCATCACAAAGAAATTCTTTCATTCATTTTCCTTCTGATTCATGTATAACATCTTTGTGGCATCCTATTACTAGCTTTGTGTTGTGCTTAACGCTGTATGTTTGTAATGTAAATGCGTGACACCTTTGTCTGTATACTCACCTGCGGATCTTGCATGCTCTGTAATTGAAATTGTACCCTTGTCTGTCATTCCTCAGCTAAACAGCTGCTGTCTTGAATTACCTGAGTTTATGATTCTCATTCTAACAGGAATATTTCAGATGTCTTCTGGGAAGCAGTTTCCAGGCATCAAGTACTTTCCTTGTATCAAGGCCTGGGAACGAAGAACTTGCAGGCTTTCATTTCACAGTTTGTCTATTTCTATGGATATAGCTTCTTTAAGAGACTCTACATAAGACAAAGCAGATCCAAGTCAATAGGAACTACAGCAAATCTGCTAATTGCTGCCGTTGCTGGCACATGCACGGCCATAGTAACACAGGCAAGTCCGGAATTCCCCTATTTCGTTTTGCTAAAATGCCAGCACCATTCTGGTTGCATGATGAGTGTTTATTTATTTCACGTTGATTATGAGTGTTAATTATATCTGTCATCGACCTGATTATGGTTTTATTGATCAGCCTCTTGATACAGCATCCTCAAGAATGCAAACAAGTGATTTTGGGAAATCCAAAGGGCTTTGGAAGTCCCTCTCTGATGGAACTTGGAGCGAGGCATTTGAGGGTCTAGGAATCTCTCTTCTTCTTACAACAAATCCTTCCATACAGGTTGATACTTGTTCTTTTAGAGTTCCATTTCTGAAAGTCGATTACTAATTATCATTGACAATCAATTTTAATGGAAATTACAATACCATACAGTATACTGTGTTTGATCAGTTGAAGCAGAGACTATTAAAGAACAGAATGAGCGAACAAAGAGGCGGTCTATCAACTCCAGAGACTCTTTCTGCATTTTCTGCGTTTGTGGTGGGTGCAGTTTCGAAATGCATTGCTACCTGTATAACCTACCCAGCTATAAGGTAATCGAAACCGTGAATTTATCTTGCTTGTTTAGTTGACTTAGCATTTTGGTGAAGTTAAGTTTTCAATTCTGAACAGATGCAAGGTGATGATACAGTCAGCCAAGTCAgatgaaaatgatgagggtAACGCTCAACTTAAATCCTGTAAGACAGTGTCTGGAACTTTTTACTCCATTTGGGAAAAAGAAGGGTTACTCGGTTTCTTCAAAGGGCTACAGGCTCAAATGCTGAAGACTGTCCTAAGCTCCGCTCTGCTTTTGATGATAAAGGAGAAGATCTCAAAAACAACATGGGTCCTAATGATTGCAATAAGGAGGTTCTTGTTGACAACTAAACCGAGGTTAAAAAGCTCTTGAAAGTAGCATCAGCATGGTTAGTCCAATGAACTCAAAATATCGTAATGCCTCTTGGTGAGTCCGATAAACTCGAAACAATTTCCGTTTATAAACTTAGTTGTACACATGATTGTGTTATTGTGACATAATTTTGCACAAATAAGGTTAGGAATGAGCCTTTAAACAAATATGCACAACTTATTATGCTATTGCCTATGAGTTGTAAATTGTCCCGTTTCTGGAACTTGGGcagtaataaaattttatccaaataatGCTATAGACGAGATTACAAAAGTGTCATTAATGGAAGAAACTTGCCAGAAAAGGAAGATATTTTTATACGACAAGAAGAGCCGAAGAGTGGAGAGACCAACATATTGCAAAATGTGCGCAACACATCAATGCATGGTTAGCTTTATAACAAGCTTTCGCCAATATTTCATATCCTGTCAAGACTTTAAACTGCAGAATCGGTTTCTTAAGACACAAAAGAACTTTTGACTTTATTTAACTAGATACATGGccaaaaggaaaataaactaGATTTGTCAACCTCAAATGATCGACTCCACTCAGTGTAACACAAAAAATGCTGCAAATAAAGCCACAAAATAGCTGATAGAAGCAAGGCTGGACGCTCCACTGTTGTTCGAATTAGTTCCCACAGAGTAACTCCCATCAGGTGTGCTTGTAGTCAAAATGACAACTATCCAGTTACCTTCAGAACCGATGCCGATGCCAGTGAACGTGGAATCATTTAAATAGCGTGTGTATTGCGATTTCGTGAAATTTGATATGACAAGACTTGGATCGAGGTTGGGAACACAAGCAGGCAGAATCTGTCCATCTCTTGTAGTGGTGACATTTAACCGGCATTTTGTAAGAAGGTTTGGAAAGTCAGTGTACTGAGGTTCGGTGCCTGGTACCGTGTTCGGACCTGTGGTGTTGGTGCAAGGTTGGTTCTTGAATTGATCTGCAACTTCACTGCCCAGGCATTCAGCTCGTTCATTCTTGGTTAATATCGTCAAGTTTAAGGATGTTCTGTACTGGTTGATCGCTCGAAAAAGATTGTCGTCATCATCTGCGGAAGGAATAATAAAGATCGAGTTATCACCTAAAAATCTATATTAAAAGTCAAAGACGAAGATTTTTCATCGATCTGATTTCGATATCAGATTCGTAGCCCCCATTTAGACATACTTCGGCAAGATCTTTAAACCAAAAGGCAACAGAGATGAAACAGTTAACTCTACAATTTCTTGATCTTTCCTCTGTCCATTTGGTTCAAAATGCGTTACTGTAATAAATTCTACTTAACAATATTTGTACCTAAAATGCCATACTAGCTCAACCGCTAAAAACGCGAGCCCTTACGAGAAACAAAACTAGCCAGGAGAAACTGACGAAACCAGACAACATAAGAGAACATGTTCGACAAAATCAAAAACTAATCTGCTAACAAAAACAGACCTTCAATCCCAAAAATGAAACCACAAAGTTGTCGATAAAAGTTGATAACAAGACACCCATTTGGCCTAAAATCATAACATTATGAAAGCAACAAGCAGAACACTACAACCCAAATCCAAGAATTAAAGTCAAAGCAAAACAAATTGTGTCTTGGATATTCAAGAAGATGGGTAAGCTGGAAAAGCAGTAGAGCATTTACCATCGCTTCTTGCGAGAAGAATGGAGTGGAGGAACAGAGAGAGGAGGAACCACCATCGGAGAAACGCCATTTCTGAGTGAAATGCCTTTGCCTTTGCCTTTGCCTAATATAAGGAAAACTACTGGTGACGCGGCGTTAGAAGACGTAGCAAAGTTTCCAGTAATCAATACGTCATGTCTTATATTTACTTtaccatattatttatttatcaattattt is a window encoding:
- the LOC142526105 gene encoding uncharacterized protein LOC142526105; its protein translation is MVLHRILKSGTAAFSGKLPGRSREIETAEEIIIDKAASRGEESKQECQKIFPPPLTTMSGSNTLQVHKRRECGRLVLEAVEAPSRNSHMQAERSGGIGRIWLLTIEIDKNCACLNNMIPIFFLGPCDGWALRQWPLSPHGRYGSGLALFPRPHLHPPLPRKKIEEKKVVESDYEFADEVADEEETDGSESEKEEIDGEMDKFHGLNRCKGRRRGHGREGLCSDLKLALWVATS
- the LOC142526649 gene encoding peroxisomal adenine nucleotide carrier 1-like; translation: MDLDLESIVEATSGAVGALVSTTILYPLDTCKTKYQAENRAHHHQKYRNISDVFWEAVSRHQVLSLYQGLGTKNLQAFISQFVYFYGYSFFKRLYIRQSRSKSIGTTANLLIAAVAGTCTAIVTQPLDTASSRMQTSDFGKSKGLWKSLSDGTWSEAFEGLGISLLLTTNPSIQYTVFDQLKQRLLKNRMSEQRGGLSTPETLSAFSAFVVGAVSKCIATCITYPAIRCKVMIQSAKSDENDEGNAQLKSCKTVSGTFYSIWEKEGLLGFFKGLQAQMLKTVLSSALLLMIKEKISKTTWVLMIAIRRFLLTTKPRLKSS
- the LOC142526650 gene encoding putative GPI-anchored protein At5g19250; its protein translation is MAFLRWWFLLSLFLHSILLARSDDDDDNLFRAINQYRTSLNLTILTKNERAECLGSEVADQFKNQPCTNTTGPNTVPGTEPQYTDFPNLLTKCRLNVTTTRDGQILPACVPNLDPSLVISNFTKSQYTRYLNDSTFTGIGIGSEGNWIVVILTTSTPDGSYSVGTNSNNSGASSLASISYFVALFAAFFVLH